The following coding sequences lie in one Spirosoma sp. KUDC1026 genomic window:
- a CDS encoding M14 family metallopeptidase, protein MKKIVILALSLFTLPALAQKETKPADLGGIKAIGSPANPKVPMRWNHYNDYAMITKFCQDLAKAYPDLVRLESMGKSFQGRDMWVLVVSDTKTGKPDRKPGFYIDGNIHSNELQGSEIAMYTAWYLAESFADEPYITQLLKDKTFYIAPTINPDAREDFIKNPNNPNSPRSGMMPMDDDGDGQIDEDKFDDLDGDGNIVMMRRKSAVGRWKVDPDDPNRMIPAKPDEAGQYEILGYEGLDNDGDGAVNEDVVGQYDPNRDWGWGWQPDYIQRGALSYPASLPETKAVTAFVMSHPNIAGAQSYHNYGGMFLRGPGSEEDVPYYTPGDIAVYDVIGRVGEKIIPGYRYLTIYKDLYTVYGGEIDWFSLGRGIFTFSNELMTSYKFFNQKVDENRFQNDEFNQFDKYLLLSDAYVAWKPFKHPQYGDIEIGGPKKNYIRNHPGFLLEEDAHRNMAFTLFHAYQTPKLAVQEIETKSLGNGLTEVTATVVNERVIPTHSSHDIKYKIERPDYVTLKGGTVLAGMVVENEDMGLTREQKNNPATIQVANIPGMGYAKVRWIVKGGNGKYTVDVDSRKGGLVTKSL, encoded by the coding sequence ATGAAAAAGATAGTCATTCTGGCGCTCAGCCTGTTCACCCTACCTGCCCTGGCGCAGAAAGAAACTAAACCTGCCGATCTGGGCGGCATAAAAGCCATTGGCTCCCCGGCGAATCCGAAGGTGCCGATGCGCTGGAACCACTACAACGACTACGCCATGATCACCAAGTTCTGTCAGGATCTGGCGAAGGCGTACCCCGATCTGGTCAGGCTGGAGTCGATGGGTAAGTCGTTTCAGGGCCGCGATATGTGGGTGCTGGTGGTGAGCGATACGAAAACGGGCAAACCCGACCGCAAACCCGGTTTCTACATCGACGGTAATATTCACTCCAATGAGCTGCAGGGGAGCGAGATCGCGATGTACACCGCTTGGTACCTGGCCGAGTCGTTTGCCGATGAGCCGTACATTACGCAGCTGTTGAAGGACAAAACATTCTACATTGCCCCAACGATCAATCCCGACGCCCGCGAGGATTTTATCAAGAATCCGAACAACCCCAACTCCCCCCGCTCGGGTATGATGCCGATGGATGACGACGGCGACGGACAGATTGACGAGGATAAATTCGACGATCTGGACGGCGACGGCAACATCGTGATGATGCGCCGGAAAAGCGCGGTTGGTCGCTGGAAAGTAGACCCCGACGATCCAAACCGCATGATTCCCGCCAAACCCGACGAAGCCGGTCAGTACGAAATACTGGGCTACGAAGGACTGGACAATGATGGCGACGGGGCCGTAAATGAGGACGTAGTAGGGCAGTACGACCCTAACCGCGACTGGGGCTGGGGCTGGCAGCCGGATTACATTCAGCGGGGTGCCCTATCGTACCCGGCTTCACTACCTGAAACCAAGGCGGTGACGGCTTTCGTGATGAGTCACCCAAATATTGCCGGGGCCCAGAGTTATCACAACTACGGCGGTATGTTCCTGCGCGGACCGGGTTCGGAGGAGGACGTACCGTATTACACGCCGGGCGACATTGCCGTTTACGACGTAATCGGAAGAGTGGGGGAGAAGATCATTCCCGGCTATCGCTATCTGACAATTTACAAAGACCTGTACACGGTCTACGGCGGTGAAATCGACTGGTTTTCGCTGGGACGCGGCATCTTTACGTTCTCCAACGAGTTGATGACGTCGTATAAGTTTTTCAATCAGAAGGTAGACGAGAATCGGTTTCAGAACGACGAGTTCAACCAGTTCGACAAGTATCTGCTGCTGAGCGATGCCTACGTAGCGTGGAAGCCCTTTAAGCATCCGCAGTACGGCGACATCGAAATTGGCGGACCGAAGAAAAACTACATCCGGAACCACCCCGGTTTCCTGCTGGAGGAAGATGCGCACCGGAATATGGCGTTTACGCTGTTTCACGCCTACCAAACCCCAAAACTGGCGGTGCAGGAGATCGAAACGAAGTCGCTGGGAAACGGCCTGACTGAAGTGACGGCTACGGTAGTCAATGAGCGCGTGATTCCGACGCACTCCAGCCACGACATCAAATACAAGATCGAACGGCCCGATTACGTAACCCTTAAAGGCGGTACGGTACTGGCCGGAATGGTGGTCGAAAATGAAGACATGGGCCTGACGCGCGAGCAGAAAAATAATCCAGCTACGATTCAGGTGGCTAACATTCCAGGAATGGGCTATGCTAAAGTTCGCTGGATCGTGAAAGGTGGTAACGGTAAATACACCGTCGACGTGGATAGTCGAAAAGGCGGTCTGGTAACAAAGTCGCTTTAA
- a CDS encoding M14 family metallopeptidase, translated as MKQFFTVLIAAALASSSVLAQSQTGGRQATASYSNYAQLTARLQALTRQAGSTASVRSIGKSVGGKDIWLLTIGRGKAAEKPALALVAGVEGSHLAGTELSLQLAERFLTSKNDSISRMLDTKTIYILPLINPDAQEQAFSALKYERSGNGSSTDDDRDGQQNEDPVEDLNRDGLITQVRIEDPTGTFVASKTDPRVLLKADPAKGESGKYVLISEGTDTDKDGAFNEDGAGGVALDKNFTFDYPFFTPGAGEMPVSEPENRALLDFLAQTPSVYAVFTFGPYNNLSEAPKFDRMKTTKRIITGLLERDAATGEQVSKLYNAQTGLKDAPAMPATKGNFAQTAYYHHGRFSFSTPGWWVPKDEPKTSAKKDSAGTAAAPRPAGRPAPAAGGDSDDARFLKWADANGVTDAFVTWTPIEHPDFPGKKAEVGGIVPFAKLNPPTKFLTDHADRHAKFITAFAAQMPSIDIVNLKAESLGNNLTRVSAQVINQGLMPTGSDMGNRVRFVPRMKIELKTTDKQSIVSGRRIMLRGAMAAGETMDVTFLVSGSGRVTLEAGNDMTGVKSVDVTLK; from the coding sequence ATGAAGCAATTCTTTACGGTTTTGATTGCAGCCGCACTCGCCAGTTCGTCGGTGCTGGCTCAATCACAGACGGGGGGCCGTCAGGCAACTGCCAGTTATTCAAATTACGCCCAACTGACGGCCCGGTTGCAGGCCCTGACCAGACAGGCGGGTAGTACGGCTTCGGTGCGGTCGATTGGGAAATCGGTAGGCGGTAAGGATATCTGGCTCTTAACCATTGGCCGGGGCAAGGCCGCTGAAAAACCCGCGCTGGCCCTGGTAGCGGGCGTCGAAGGCAGCCACCTGGCGGGAACAGAACTGTCGCTGCAGCTAGCCGAGCGGTTCCTGACCAGCAAGAACGATAGCATCAGCCGGATGCTGGATACCAAAACCATCTACATCCTCCCGCTCATCAACCCCGACGCGCAGGAACAGGCCTTCTCGGCGCTCAAGTACGAACGTAGCGGAAACGGCAGCAGCACCGACGATGACCGCGATGGACAACAAAACGAGGACCCGGTCGAGGATCTGAACCGCGATGGACTCATTACGCAGGTGCGTATCGAAGACCCCACCGGTACGTTTGTTGCCAGCAAAACCGATCCCCGCGTACTGCTCAAAGCCGATCCTGCCAAAGGTGAGTCGGGTAAATACGTGCTGATTTCAGAAGGAACCGATACCGATAAAGATGGTGCGTTCAATGAAGATGGGGCCGGGGGCGTAGCGCTCGACAAGAACTTTACCTTCGATTATCCATTCTTTACGCCCGGCGCGGGGGAGATGCCGGTTTCGGAACCCGAAAACCGCGCCCTGCTGGATTTTCTGGCCCAGACGCCCAGCGTGTACGCGGTCTTTACGTTCGGTCCCTACAACAACTTGTCGGAAGCGCCCAAGTTTGACCGGATGAAGACCACGAAACGGATTATCACGGGCTTGCTGGAAAGGGACGCAGCTACGGGAGAGCAGGTGTCGAAACTTTATAACGCCCAGACGGGCTTGAAAGACGCACCCGCCATGCCCGCAACCAAAGGTAACTTTGCGCAGACGGCGTACTATCACCATGGTCGGTTTAGCTTCTCTACCCCCGGCTGGTGGGTTCCGAAGGACGAGCCCAAAACGTCGGCTAAAAAAGACAGCGCCGGCACGGCAGCCGCACCCCGTCCGGCCGGACGGCCAGCACCTGCGGCTGGCGGAGACAGTGATGATGCCCGCTTCCTGAAATGGGCCGACGCCAATGGCGTAACAGATGCCTTCGTGACGTGGACACCCATCGAACACCCTGATTTTCCAGGTAAGAAAGCGGAAGTAGGCGGAATCGTGCCCTTCGCTAAACTGAATCCGCCGACGAAATTTCTGACTGATCATGCCGATCGGCACGCAAAGTTCATTACGGCTTTCGCGGCTCAGATGCCAAGCATCGATATTGTCAACCTAAAAGCTGAGTCGTTGGGGAACAACCTGACGCGGGTATCGGCGCAGGTGATCAACCAGGGGCTGATGCCGACGGGATCGGACATGGGGAACCGGGTGCGCTTCGTGCCAAGGATGAAAATAGAGCTGAAAACGACCGATAAACAGAGCATCGTGTCGGGTCGGCGGATTATGCTGCGGGGAGCAATGGCTGCGGGCGAAACCATGGACGTAACGTTCCTGGTAAGTGGTTCCGGACGCGTAACGCTGGAAGCCGGTAACGACATGACGGGCGTAAAATCAGTTGACGTAACCCTCAAATAA
- a CDS encoding M24 family metallopeptidase, producing MRQSVRSLFFLVIPLLVSSALFAQAPSVVLPERVRAQVVDEILDDRFTNLLPQLMRREGLDMWVIISREYNEDPVLKTMLPSTWLSARRRTILVFFDPGNGKDIEKLAIARYDVGNLLKGAWDIDVRPNQWEALANIVETRKPKKIGLNFSTNYGHADGLSSTERQEFMEKLPAAYQQRIVSAEKVAVGWLETRTEKEMAIYPLICRLSHQLIQEGFSENVIQPGVTTTDDVVWWFRQRITDLGLDTWFHPTVDIQRADQNDFNHLRTFSKRPDKQVIMPGDLIHVDFGITYLRLNTDQQQHAYVLRPGETDVPDAIQKAFQQGNRLQDILTEQFKAGKTGNQMLLAALDQAKKEGINGTIYTHPIGVHGHAAGPTIGLWDQQKGVPGAGDYPLLANTAYSIELNAAVEIPAWKKVIRIMLEEDGFFDGQTFRYIDGRQTEIYTIPRKLGYVK from the coding sequence ATGCGTCAATCAGTACGTTCTCTGTTTTTTCTGGTCATTCCCTTACTGGTCAGCTCCGCTCTGTTTGCCCAGGCTCCCTCGGTTGTTCTGCCCGAACGGGTACGAGCGCAGGTTGTCGACGAGATACTGGACGACCGCTTTACAAACCTGCTGCCTCAGCTCATGCGCCGGGAAGGACTGGACATGTGGGTCATTATTTCCCGGGAGTATAACGAAGATCCGGTTCTGAAAACGATGCTGCCCTCGACCTGGTTGTCGGCGCGTCGGCGTACCATTCTGGTGTTCTTCGATCCGGGCAACGGGAAAGACATCGAAAAACTGGCCATCGCTCGCTACGACGTTGGTAACCTGCTCAAAGGGGCCTGGGACATCGACGTGCGGCCCAATCAGTGGGAAGCACTGGCCAACATCGTAGAAACCCGGAAGCCCAAAAAGATTGGCCTGAACTTCTCCACGAATTACGGCCATGCCGACGGCCTTTCCTCTACCGAACGACAGGAGTTTATGGAAAAACTTCCCGCTGCCTATCAGCAACGTATCGTATCGGCCGAGAAGGTAGCCGTTGGCTGGCTCGAAACCCGAACCGAGAAGGAAATGGCGATCTACCCGCTCATCTGCCGCCTGTCGCACCAGTTGATTCAGGAAGGCTTTTCGGAGAACGTCATCCAGCCCGGCGTTACCACGACCGACGATGTGGTCTGGTGGTTCCGGCAGCGTATCACCGATCTGGGGCTGGATACCTGGTTTCACCCAACCGTCGATATTCAGCGTGCCGACCAAAATGATTTCAATCACCTGCGCACTTTCTCCAAACGTCCGGACAAGCAGGTGATCATGCCCGGCGATCTGATTCACGTCGATTTTGGTATTACGTACCTCCGCCTGAATACCGACCAGCAACAGCACGCGTACGTACTGCGACCCGGCGAAACGGACGTTCCTGATGCCATTCAGAAAGCGTTTCAGCAGGGAAATCGATTACAGGATATTCTGACCGAGCAGTTCAAAGCGGGAAAAACCGGCAACCAGATGCTGCTGGCAGCGTTGGATCAGGCAAAGAAAGAAGGCATCAACGGCACGATTTACACCCATCCCATTGGCGTACACGGGCACGCGGCCGGCCCAACAATTGGCCTGTGGGACCAGCAGAAAGGTGTTCCTGGCGCGGGTGATTATCCCCTATTGGCCAATACGGCCTACTCCATCGAACTGAACGCAGCGGTCGAGATTCCGGCCTGGAAAAAAGTCATCCGGATCATGCTGGAGGAAGACGGCTTCTTCGATGGACAGACCTTCCGCTACATCGACGGGCGCCAAACCGAAATCTACACAATCCCCCGAAAACTGGGTTACGTCAAGTAG
- a CDS encoding cation:proton antiporter: MESSTLIIVLSLSVLISYAFDLFSSRFKTPSILLLLVLGMLVRQATDYFGVQVPYVNTILPTLGTLGLILIVLEGGLDLELHAEKLSVLRRTLLASLLSIVGATLVMAGILYLLLNDSFFHCLIAALPFSIISGAMAVPGVSGLTSGQREFVVYESAFASILGVLAYNFLLLSESSIWSAIWFFTRDTLIMAVTSAVCCFLLLYLIGRINHRIKFLPIISVLFLVYAIAEIYHLSSLLLILIFGLFLNNTELFIRGRLSEILKNDLFEKELDQLKSLTAEGAFVVRTFFFLLFGYSTVPQELIDTDALIVSGLFIVVILVWRWLTLRLTYPGVWRPLLWIAPRGLITILLYLNTPENLRLLGFREGIPMLVVILSALVMMGGALGKTTEVSEPQRL; the protein is encoded by the coding sequence ATGGAGTCCTCTACCCTGATTATTGTCTTGAGCCTGTCGGTGCTGATTTCGTACGCGTTCGACTTGTTCAGCAGCCGTTTCAAAACACCTTCCATTCTGTTGCTGCTGGTGCTGGGCATGCTGGTTCGGCAGGCAACGGATTACTTCGGAGTACAGGTACCGTACGTCAACACCATCCTGCCAACGCTGGGTACCCTGGGGTTGATTCTGATCGTGCTGGAAGGGGGGCTGGACCTGGAATTGCACGCCGAAAAACTGAGCGTTCTCCGGCGAACGTTGCTGGCGTCGCTGTTGTCCATTGTGGGCGCTACACTGGTTATGGCGGGAATCCTCTATCTGCTTCTCAACGATTCATTTTTTCACTGTCTGATTGCGGCATTGCCGTTTTCGATCATCAGCGGAGCCATGGCCGTACCGGGCGTATCCGGTCTGACGTCGGGGCAGCGGGAGTTTGTGGTGTACGAGTCGGCTTTTGCCAGTATTTTGGGCGTACTGGCGTACAATTTCCTGTTATTGAGCGAAAGCTCGATCTGGAGTGCGATCTGGTTTTTCACCCGTGATACGCTGATTATGGCCGTTACGTCGGCAGTCTGCTGTTTCCTGCTGCTGTACCTGATTGGCCGGATTAATCACCGGATCAAGTTTCTACCCATTATTTCGGTGCTATTTCTGGTGTACGCCATCGCCGAAATTTATCACTTATCGTCGCTGCTGCTGATCCTGATTTTTGGTCTGTTCCTGAACAACACCGAACTGTTCATCCGCGGGCGGTTGAGCGAGATTCTGAAGAATGACCTGTTCGAAAAAGAGCTGGATCAGCTCAAGAGCCTGACCGCCGAGGGGGCGTTTGTCGTGCGGACGTTCTTCTTTCTACTGTTTGGTTACTCGACCGTACCGCAGGAGCTGATCGATACGGATGCGCTGATTGTGAGCGGTCTGTTTATCGTCGTGATTCTGGTGTGGCGCTGGCTGACACTTCGACTAACATACCCCGGTGTCTGGCGGCCGCTGCTCTGGATTGCCCCCCGCGGCCTGATAACCATTCTGCTGTACCTGAATACGCCCGAAAACCTGCGGCTGCTTGGCTTCCGCGAAGGGATTCCGATGCTGGTAGTTATCCTGTCTGCCCTTGTGATGATGGGGGGGGCGCTGGGAAAAACAACTGAAGTCAGTGAACCACAGCGGCTTTAG
- the nhaD gene encoding sodium:proton antiporter NhaD: protein MILTIILIFIIGYALVALEHPIKINKTATALIMGVLCWAVYALLSSEADREHIVEQLGENLTETAEILFFLMGAMTVVELIDAHDGFTLITDRIASRNPRVLLWIISLLTFFLSALLDNLTSSIVMVSVTRKLVKDEQQRLLIAGMIIVSANAGGAWSPIGDVTTTMLWIGGQVTTLNIIRQLLLPSLVAILVPLAVLTLTYKPDSTGVVALDGEGVSRPYVTPAARRDRRLMLSIGLGGLLFVPIFKTVTHLPPYMGMMLVLGVIWVASEIIHSDKDEAERQPLTAAHALSRIDISSILFFLGILLAVGVLQATGVLQSLAGWLNQTVGNLDVIVLLIGVFSAIVDNVPIVAAAMGMYDMQTFPADTKLWEFLAYCAGTGGSLLVIGSAAGVAVMGMENIGFGWYIRKISWLALLGYVGGALVFLAEYALTA, encoded by the coding sequence ATGATTCTAACCATTATCCTGATTTTTATAATCGGCTACGCGCTGGTTGCTCTCGAACATCCCATCAAAATCAATAAAACGGCCACGGCGCTCATTATGGGTGTACTGTGCTGGGCGGTTTACGCACTGCTGTCCAGTGAGGCCGATCGGGAGCACATTGTCGAGCAGCTGGGCGAAAATCTGACCGAAACTGCTGAAATACTTTTCTTCCTGATGGGTGCCATGACGGTGGTCGAACTCATCGACGCCCACGATGGCTTCACCCTGATTACCGACCGCATTGCCAGCCGCAATCCACGGGTTTTACTCTGGATTATTAGTCTGCTGACGTTTTTTCTGTCGGCGCTGCTGGATAACCTGACTTCCTCGATCGTGATGGTATCGGTGACCCGCAAGCTGGTGAAAGACGAGCAGCAGCGTCTGCTCATTGCTGGTATGATTATCGTATCGGCTAACGCGGGTGGGGCCTGGTCGCCCATCGGCGACGTAACGACGACTATGCTCTGGATTGGCGGACAGGTAACGACGCTTAACATTATCCGGCAGTTGCTGCTACCCAGTCTGGTGGCGATACTGGTACCGCTGGCGGTTCTGACGCTGACCTATAAACCTGATTCAACTGGCGTCGTCGCTCTTGATGGCGAAGGCGTCAGCCGGCCCTACGTAACGCCCGCTGCCCGGCGCGACCGTCGGCTTATGTTGTCAATCGGTCTGGGCGGATTGCTGTTTGTCCCAATCTTCAAAACGGTAACGCACCTGCCGCCCTACATGGGCATGATGCTGGTGCTGGGTGTAATCTGGGTGGCCTCCGAAATCATTCACAGCGACAAGGACGAGGCCGAGCGTCAACCGCTCACCGCAGCCCACGCACTAAGCCGGATTGATATTTCCAGCATTCTGTTTTTTCTGGGTATTCTGCTGGCGGTCGGCGTCTTACAGGCAACGGGCGTCCTGCAATCGCTGGCTGGATGGTTGAACCAGACGGTGGGTAATCTGGACGTAATCGTTCTGCTCATCGGCGTATTTTCGGCCATTGTCGACAATGTGCCGATTGTGGCCGCAGCGATGGGAATGTATGACATGCAGACGTTCCCGGCCGACACGAAACTATGGGAGTTTCTGGCCTACTGCGCCGGTACGGGCGGTAGTCTCCTGGTTATTGGATCGGCAGCCGGGGTGGCCGTTATGGGTATGGAAAACATCGGTTTTGGCTGGTATATCCGGAAAATCAGCTGGCTGGCGTTGCTGGGCTACGTAGGGGGTGCGCTGGTTTTTCTGGCCGAATACGCACTCACTGCCTAG
- a CDS encoding DUF5686 and carboxypeptidase regulatory-like domain-containing protein: MKFLLSFLLVLSCVIRGNAQTGLRGLVRNSQGQALPYAAVVVKGTSQGTITNDEGRYEIPLPAGKYDIVFQFLGYQTVQKSVTIESGFTTLDANLEEQAFRLAEVQTRAGNEDPAYTIMRRAIAKSRFHQLQVQRFKARVYTKSSFTITDLPNLAEMAFRKQLKEAEKEANFKVGVPLLNETVAEVSFTQPNTYRQRIIANRNSQGDFLSPNQFYNTSFYNPTLAGTVSPLSPKAFAYYKFEYKGTFREPGPDGQPVEVSKIQVIPRQYGEGVFRGTIFILENTWAIHSLQLETITSIGVSFTVRHVCRPIKGVWMPTNQRYDGKGSYLGVKGEGQYIRNLTFTEFVVNPAFVEDIEVTDEKKAPPAQTLSKSDIKGKQFDELVKKQKEFSTKNLKQLVKEYEKQEKQARKERREDVTVTRDDSLVVDTLARRRSNVFWDSLRSVPLTTAEIKSYRKADSLGLVREIKAPGDTVKKDTTQKKKAKAFALDHIIFGHNWRFNKFTTLNYAGPLTRIEYNTVEGYALEGSLYLRHQKLDSISRFRQIPLGVWNIGGNARYQFGRKQFVGYGLASYQHKATKISLSGGRYLYQFNPDNPISPFLNTLTTLLFEQNFAKLYQKDFLNLTVTASPFQNRVTFSGSLEYAERSSLTNFKEVIKPWINWRNRSFSSNDPTNVEVPTTRFVTHQALVLDLTATGRLGTTQYTIRNGRRIAQRDNDSPLLSINYRKGIAGIGASDVDYDFLQASIQHSFETGIRSRLNYKLGAGAFLNDNRVFFPDFKHFAGNQFFLQQGDPTTVFRLLPYYEYSTGRHFVEGHVLAEFRKFLITQVTLVRLVGLKENLFVHYLYTPRSQQYTEIGYGLDGLIPQVLPFFRLEVISQWQNARYQGLGFRVGTTLKFGR; this comes from the coding sequence ATGAAATTTTTACTGTCGTTTCTTCTGGTACTAAGCTGCGTAATACGGGGCAATGCACAAACCGGTTTGCGGGGTCTGGTCAGGAACAGCCAGGGGCAGGCTCTGCCCTATGCCGCTGTTGTGGTAAAAGGAACCTCGCAGGGCACCATCACCAACGATGAAGGGCGTTACGAGATACCCTTACCCGCCGGGAAATACGACATTGTGTTTCAGTTTCTTGGTTATCAGACCGTACAAAAATCGGTGACGATTGAGTCCGGGTTTACCACGCTGGACGCTAACCTGGAGGAACAGGCTTTTCGGCTGGCCGAAGTACAGACTCGGGCCGGGAATGAAGATCCGGCCTATACCATCATGCGCCGGGCCATTGCCAAGAGCCGGTTCCATCAACTGCAGGTACAGCGGTTTAAAGCGCGGGTATACACCAAGTCATCCTTCACCATCACCGATCTGCCGAACCTGGCCGAAATGGCCTTTCGGAAACAATTGAAGGAAGCGGAGAAAGAAGCCAATTTTAAAGTGGGCGTTCCGTTGCTGAACGAAACGGTGGCTGAAGTGTCGTTTACGCAACCCAATACGTACCGGCAGCGAATTATTGCCAACCGAAACTCGCAGGGTGATTTCCTGAGCCCCAACCAATTCTACAACACCAGTTTTTATAATCCGACGCTGGCCGGAACCGTATCGCCCCTGTCACCAAAGGCGTTCGCGTATTATAAGTTTGAGTACAAAGGCACCTTCCGGGAGCCGGGGCCGGACGGACAGCCGGTAGAGGTGAGCAAGATTCAGGTTATTCCCCGGCAATACGGCGAGGGCGTTTTCCGGGGTACAATTTTTATTCTGGAAAATACCTGGGCCATTCACAGTCTGCAACTGGAAACCATTACCAGCATCGGTGTGTCGTTCACAGTTCGGCACGTGTGCCGCCCGATCAAAGGCGTCTGGATGCCGACTAACCAGCGTTACGACGGTAAAGGCTCGTACCTGGGCGTTAAAGGCGAAGGCCAGTACATTCGCAACTTGACTTTCACGGAATTTGTCGTCAATCCGGCCTTCGTAGAAGATATCGAAGTGACCGATGAGAAAAAAGCACCACCCGCGCAAACGCTCTCCAAAAGCGACATCAAAGGAAAGCAATTCGACGAACTGGTGAAAAAGCAGAAGGAGTTCTCGACCAAAAACCTTAAACAACTCGTCAAGGAATACGAAAAACAGGAGAAACAGGCGCGTAAGGAACGCCGGGAAGACGTAACGGTTACGCGGGATGATTCGCTGGTGGTCGATACGCTGGCCCGGCGTCGCTCGAATGTGTTTTGGGACTCCCTGCGATCAGTACCGCTGACTACGGCCGAAATTAAAAGCTACCGGAAAGCGGATAGCCTGGGTCTGGTTCGGGAGATCAAAGCGCCCGGCGATACGGTAAAGAAGGACACGACTCAGAAGAAAAAAGCAAAAGCATTCGCGCTGGACCACATCATTTTTGGCCACAATTGGCGCTTTAACAAATTTACCACGCTGAACTATGCCGGGCCGCTCACCCGGATCGAATACAACACCGTTGAGGGCTACGCGCTGGAAGGCAGTCTGTATCTGCGCCATCAGAAGCTGGATTCCATCAGCCGCTTCCGGCAGATCCCGCTGGGTGTCTGGAATATTGGCGGGAATGCGCGTTATCAGTTTGGCCGAAAACAGTTCGTTGGCTACGGACTGGCCAGTTATCAGCACAAGGCAACGAAAATCAGTCTGTCGGGCGGACGTTACCTGTATCAGTTCAACCCCGACAACCCAATCAGCCCTTTCCTGAACACACTGACGACGCTACTGTTCGAGCAAAACTTTGCCAAGCTATACCAGAAAGATTTCCTGAATCTGACCGTTACGGCGTCGCCCTTTCAGAACCGTGTTACGTTCAGCGGCAGTCTGGAATACGCCGAGCGAAGTTCACTGACAAATTTTAAAGAAGTAATCAAGCCGTGGATCAACTGGCGCAACCGCAGTTTTTCGTCCAACGATCCAACCAACGTGGAGGTGCCGACGACCCGGTTCGTTACGCATCAGGCCCTGGTGCTGGACCTGACGGCAACGGGTCGGCTGGGTACAACGCAGTATACTATACGTAATGGTCGGCGAATTGCCCAGCGGGATAATGACAGTCCGTTATTGTCGATAAACTACCGAAAAGGAATTGCTGGAATTGGGGCCTCCGACGTTGATTATGACTTTCTGCAGGCCAGCATTCAGCATTCGTTCGAGACGGGAATTCGCAGTCGACTGAATTACAAACTGGGCGCGGGGGCCTTCCTGAACGATAACCGGGTATTCTTTCCCGATTTCAAGCACTTTGCCGGGAACCAGTTTTTTCTGCAGCAGGGCGACCCGACAACGGTGTTCCGGCTACTGCCGTATTACGAATACAGCACGGGCCGCCATTTCGTCGAAGGGCACGTACTGGCCGAATTCCGGAAGTTCCTGATTACGCAGGTAACGCTGGTGCGGCTGGTTGGTCTGAAGGAAAATCTGTTTGTGCACTATCTCTATACACCACGATCGCAGCAGTACACCGAAATTGGCTACGGGCTGGATGGACTCATTCCCCAGGTGCTGCCGTTTTTCCGGCTGGAAGTGATCTCACAGTGGCAGAACGCCCGCTATCAGGGGCTTGGCTTCCGGGTTGGTACTACGTTGAAATTTGGCCGGTAA